The window ATCgcttgttctcttttgaatgatctcactaaggtatgccatgtctgacattgaaattctattctcctgatgctgtacttacccttccttggttttgcatgttacttggagaccattccatgaccttgtgttttcAGATTCTAGGAGAGTCGTCTGGGTTCATCAACTGTCTGAGAACCAAGCCCTATTCCAGGGCCtgtggggccatgcctagtaCTTACGAGAGAGAGTAGTACTCCAGTGGTTAGACATCGATCCATGTCCTTCTCCCGGTGTTCCTCCACCCAgtatgcattgtccagagattgtccTTATAGACGAGATGAAGTACTTAGCTAATGAAGTATGGGAGGATCCTTTCTTGAATTGGATAGGGACTATggagccttcttggaggaggagacagtgtgcacccgtCTCAAtcccaatggtccagtggtatgttgccctttcttgagtatttcctacagattcttccttgttttggtcttgactgatgttctttcaggggagagtgaggcATGTAGATCCTTTTGCTATTTGGtggcatgccagtgctaccaaTCCTTCACAAACAAGGCCCTCTACCAATGCCAGtcggtctctcagagttgctaacgTCTCCTTTCATGGCTTCCTTACCTGGACCTATCCTAACGTAGCCAACCCCGGTCTTCCTCATCTTTTGGAGCCGAACACAGAtatagatgcttcccttgggctgcctattccttatgattatgtgagtatctgatcattttccaattaactcttgacttcctttggctgatatgctctttttaagtgtccccggaggtctatgctgagattaggaggatgcactatggcctatgcgaggtgatagttaccaaggatCAGGAGATTGCCCCGCGGGatgcactgattgaggacctgacccaCAGGCTGGAGTAGGTTGtagtagcatctgtggactccctggtgcttcatgaggatggctcagagtacggttcagatgatggcttctgacccatagagatttgttcctgtatttactacaaacacaaacatatggatattttctttattttttatttttccttccctttgtctattcattattttatttcagcatctctatgaaaacttacttttggcacaaagaaaatctttcttcttttttttgtttttttgtttgcttgcaatgcttaggcacaatcaattccataactcaagtcataattaaaataatcaggataacacgaaaatccaaatacttcctcatttcattaccaagtgaattacatgaaaagagtgaccactttcctaccacaatGGGATAAGTGaataataaggtggg of the Macadamia integrifolia cultivar HAES 741 unplaced genomic scaffold, SCU_Mint_v3 scaffold134, whole genome shotgun sequence genome contains:
- the LOC122063486 gene encoding uncharacterized protein LOC122063486, coding for MGGSFLELDRDYGAFLEEETVCTRLNPNGPVGRVRHVDPFAIWWHASATNPSQTRPSTNASRSLRVANVSFHGFLTWTYPNVANPGLPHLLEPNTDIDASLGLPIPYDYCPRRSMLRLGGCTMAYAR